The window CGGGCGGTAAACATAATGATCTTGAAACTGTGGGAAGAACAGCCCGTCATCTTACTTTTTTTGAAATGTTGGGTAATTTTTCTTTTGGCGATTATTTTAAACCAGAAGCTATTATGTATGCATGGGAATTTTTAACTGAATGTTTAGGTTTACCTTCTGAACAACTTTATGCCACCGTTTATTATGCTGATGACGAGGCTTTTAATTTATGGCGAGAACTAACTAATTTACCACCTGAGCGAATAATAAGGTTGGGGGATGCTGATAATTTTTGGTCAATGGGGGATACCGGTCCCTGTGGACCCTGTAGTGAGGTTTTGATTGATCGCGGTTCTCAATATGCTTGTGGACCAGACTGTGCTATTGGAAAATGTGACTGTGATCGTTTTTTAGAAATTTGGAATTTGGTATTTATGCAATATAATCGTGATCAGCGGGGAGAATTAACCCCCCTGCCGCATCCTAGTATTGATACTGGAATGGGCTTGGAAAGAATCACAGCGGTAGTGCAAAATGTGGAAAGTAATTATGAAACAGATTTATTAAAACCCTTACTTGATGCTGTGGAATTGCTGGCAGGTATTAAGGAAAAAACTGAGCAAACTGAATTTGCTCAGCGTGTAATCGCTGATCATATTCGCTCTTGCGTTTTTTTAATTACTGATGGTGTTGTTCCTAGCAATGAAGGACATGGTTATGTCTTAAGAAGAATTTTAAGAAGAGCGGTTCGTTTTGGTCAGGTTTTAAAAATTAAAGGTGCTTTTTTATATAAACTGGTAGGTGAAGTGGTTGCTTTAATGTCTGAGGCTTTCCCGGAATTAAAAGCTAAAGAAGAGTACCTTGTACAAGTAATTCGACATGAAGAAGAGCGTTTCCAAATTACTTTACATGAAGGGCTGCATTTGGCAGAAGAAATTATTTTTCGTTTACAAAAAAATCAGCAAAAAATTATACCTGGTAGTGAAGCTTTTCGTCTTTATGATACTTATGGCTTCCCTTTAGATTTAACTAAGGATATTGCCGCGGAAAAAGGTTTGCTGGTAGATGAGGTTGGTTTTAATCAGGCTATGGAGGAGCAAAGGACCCGTGCTAGAGCAGCACGGCAAATAAACGGAGGACATGATTTAGCTTTAGTTATTCAAAATTTGCTGGGTGATTTGCCGCTTTCCGAATTTGTAGGTTACACTCATTTAGAAATAGAGGGCGAAATAAAAGCTTTGATTAAAGGGGAACATTTAATTTCGCAGGCCGAAAATAATGAACAGGTTTATTTAATTGTGGATCACACTCCTTTTTATGCTCAAGGTGGGGGACAAGTCGGTGATCGTGGTGAAATCATTGGTTTAAATGGTAAAATAGAGGTTATTGATACTTTTAAAATTCCCTCTGGACAAATTGTCCAGCAAGGAATTGTTTCGGGTAAAATTAGGGTGGGTGAAAAGGTGAACTTAAAAGTAAATACCTTTTTACGTAAAAAAACTGCTGGTAATCACACAGCTACTCATCTTTTACATCAGGCTTTAAAAACAGTTTTAGGGTCACATATTCAACAAGCTGGTTCCTTAGTTGAGGATACACGGCTTCGCTTTGATTTTACTCATTTTAGTGGCTTATCTGCACGGGAAATAAAAGCAGTGGAGGATTTGGTTAATCGGCAAATTATTAAATCTTTAGTTGTACAAGCAGAGGAAATGTCGGCAGTAGAAGCTAAAAAACTCGGTGCTGTAGCCCTTTTTGGTGAAAAATATGGGGATAATGTTCGTGTGGTGCAAATTGGTGATTTTAGTATAGAATTATGTGGGGGTACCCATGTCGAAAATACTAGTCAGCTAGGTCTTTTTAAAATTGTTAATGAAAGTGCCATTGGTTCAGGATTGCGAAGAATTGAAGCCATTACTGGTGAAGGGGTGAGACAGTATCTTCAATCTAAAGAAAAGCTTATAGAGAATTTAAGTAGCTTATTAAAAACTCCGGAAAAGGAGTTGTTAACTAAAACAGAAGGTTTGTTGGCGGAAATAAAGGAACAGGAAAAAACAATCAGTCAATTAGAACAGCAATTGGTTAAGGTACAGATAGAGGAACTTGTAGCCCAAAAAGAGCAAATTCAGGGAATCTCTTTGATAGCTAGTCAAGTAAAGGCTCGTGATATGGAAGTACTGCGAAACTGGGCGGATTTACTTAAAAATCGTTTAGATTCTGGAATTGTTGTTTTGGGTGCATTAACTGATGGAAAGGTCAATCTAGTGGTAGTGGTCACACAGGATGTGGTGGCCCGGGGTATTCACGCTGGTAAGCTTATTAAACAAGTAGCAAAAATTATTGAAGGAGGAGGTGGTGGTAGGGCAGATATGGCTCAAGCTGGGGGTAAAAACCCTGCAAAGTTGGGAGAAGCTTTAAATAAAGTAAGGGAATTTGTAGAAAATCAATTAAAGAAATAAAAAAATAGAAGGATATCTGTTTTTTATAGAGAACTAATACTGTACCAATAAAAACACTAATATACCCGGCAATAGGGAGCGAATTTTTGAGGTGATGTTAAATGAATGGTGAAAAATTTGACCAAACGATGATGTTTAAAGTAAAAACTGAAGAAGAAGTTTCAGCTGGTGAAATATTGGTTAGTGT is drawn from Clostridia bacterium and contains these coding sequences:
- the alaS gene encoding alanine--tRNA ligase, which codes for MLSGHEIREKFLVFFESRGHTRVASSSLVPEDDPTLLFTNAGMNQFKNVFLGLEKRPYQRAVSSQKCVRAGGKHNDLETVGRTARHLTFFEMLGNFSFGDYFKPEAIMYAWEFLTECLGLPSEQLYATVYYADDEAFNLWRELTNLPPERIIRLGDADNFWSMGDTGPCGPCSEVLIDRGSQYACGPDCAIGKCDCDRFLEIWNLVFMQYNRDQRGELTPLPHPSIDTGMGLERITAVVQNVESNYETDLLKPLLDAVELLAGIKEKTEQTEFAQRVIADHIRSCVFLITDGVVPSNEGHGYVLRRILRRAVRFGQVLKIKGAFLYKLVGEVVALMSEAFPELKAKEEYLVQVIRHEEERFQITLHEGLHLAEEIIFRLQKNQQKIIPGSEAFRLYDTYGFPLDLTKDIAAEKGLLVDEVGFNQAMEEQRTRARAARQINGGHDLALVIQNLLGDLPLSEFVGYTHLEIEGEIKALIKGEHLISQAENNEQVYLIVDHTPFYAQGGGQVGDRGEIIGLNGKIEVIDTFKIPSGQIVQQGIVSGKIRVGEKVNLKVNTFLRKKTAGNHTATHLLHQALKTVLGSHIQQAGSLVEDTRLRFDFTHFSGLSAREIKAVEDLVNRQIIKSLVVQAEEMSAVEAKKLGAVALFGEKYGDNVRVVQIGDFSIELCGGTHVENTSQLGLFKIVNESAIGSGLRRIEAITGEGVRQYLQSKEKLIENLSSLLKTPEKELLTKTEGLLAEIKEQEKTISQLEQQLVKVQIEELVAQKEQIQGISLIASQVKARDMEVLRNWADLLKNRLDSGIVVLGALTDGKVNLVVVVTQDVVARGIHAGKLIKQVAKIIEGGGGGRADMAQAGGKNPAKLGEALNKVREFVENQLKK